AAGGGAGTTAGGCCACCTTGATGATGCTCCATCTCCATTCTGTGCAGTTCCGTCCTCTGGTGATATCTGCCCCTGCTGTAGAAGGACAGGGATGGTGGGTTGGAGGTTTTGTCCCAGAACACTTCTAATTCTATGGGACGGGGTATTGTTTCAGGTTGAGCTGCAGTTTTCCCAGGAAGATAGATTAACTGAGACTTTAAGTCTGCCTGTGAACTCAGTTGGCCCTTCTGCCAGCGCAGAGCAAACACGTTGGCATTCCCAGAAGAAGAAACGTTGACACATAAGCCAATGGTCCAATCACAGTCCTCAGATAGTTTGACCACCCACCTAGGGTTGGCATCAGAGCCGCTATCCTGGCACAGAAGAGTATGGGTGGTGAGTTTGGCAAGCGGGGTGTAGAACACTTTTCTGTGGTCCTGGGAAAGAGACATTCCCCTTCCCAAGCTCTTGGGGTCAAAGGTCATCGTGGTGGAACCCTGTGCTTTCTGGGGTTTTTTGGGGTCGACCAGAGCCAGCAGAGAACTCCAAAGCTGTGTCATCTGCTCCACAAGCTCTCCTCCAATCTGCTGTAGCTCCTGGACCAGCCTGTCCTGGTCGGCCCCAGGCTCCAGCCCCTTCCTCAGATCCACAGCACGGGCATTCTCCACAGCCTGGTGCACCCCTGCATAACCCTGGAGGAAGCGGAAGGAGTCCCCATCAGACAGGGCAGCCTGCATGGTCCTCTTGGAGGTATTGATGGACACTATGCGAGCTGAGACGGAGGTCTTGACGCTGGTTAGGGCGCTGTCGCGCAGGACGGACACTCCCTCGATGAGCCGGACACTGGAGCTAGACaacctctccctctgctccttaTCCCACTTCCCTAGTTCctgaatctgtctctctctctgggccaacTTCTTCTGCTCTTCCTTCAGCTTCTCTCCCAGCTCTTTGTGTGCCTTAGGCAGGGTTTTCATGTTGTGGACACGGTGCTGGTCCTCGATGGCGCAGGACATGCACGCACTGGTTAGGTCGTCCAAGCAGTAGTACTCAAGAATCTTACCATGTTGGGGGCATTTGGTGGCTGCCCCAACTCCCCCAGCCCCCGGTGCTATGGGTTCAGTCAGGGTATGTGTCTGCAGCAGCAATGGCACTGTCAGATGCGGTTCCAAGTGCTGGGCACACATGGACATCTCACATTTGATGCAGGTCTTCAATGCTGGCTTTTTGTCATACACACACATGTCACAAACAGTCTGGATCTCCGGCAGAACCTTGTACACCTCATTCCTTTTCACTTCTGGGATCCCTGTTGCAGTTGAAGCTATCTCAACGAATGGTGGTGGGAATCGGGTCTGTCGCTTTGGCGTTGTCCTTCGCATGTTAAAAATACCTCTTAGTAGCCTCTCTCAATCTTACTGACAATAAGCCTTTCAAAGTCGTTGGCCCCTATAATTATAATCTAAATGTTTTACTTGTCGGTCTGTTTGCTTTTgcttcctctctgtgtctgatCTGTTCTGCGTTTGAGGCCACTCCTAGATTCATCTCATACAATATTGCTGTGTTCATAACCAGGTGGGAAGGTGGTAATTACCAATTGTGAAGTCGTAAATTCGAGTTGGGtgcagaaatgtaaccactcaaattcatagacacaGCTATGGATGACCATCAATTTACATATTATAGTTTTAATTAttttttgaggctatacagtgtttgtttatatttactttgtttacaaacattggaataAAAAAGCTTATTTTGGGTTCTGACGAGGTTGgtcagttgaactaagctcatgtgtcacgacttctgccgaagtcgttgcctctccttgttcgggcggtgctcggcgttcgacgtcaccgtcttctagccatcattgatccttttttcattttccattggttttgtcttgtcttcccacacacctgttttcaatcccattcattacctgttgtgtatttaaccctctgtttcccctcatgtctttatCAGAGATTGTTTtgttgtcagtgtagtgtgatgttgtataggtgcgcgtcgggtcctcgtacccatgtttgtttgtttacgtacatttagtgttatggagcatactccgtgaactttattaaaagactccattttacactctatttgactctcctgcgcctaacttccctgccacctattacacctatgcatgacagaatctctgaccaaatatataagtcagcaggagaggacaaaATGCCCATGGAGCAggaggaacgcgttcaggaacaagcgagggagcttgacgttatcagctccgtcatggatcacattgtccagaaaatggatcgctgggagagacagggagtttctccagcgccaccacaaccggaatctcccgtgaacgttttttcctctccggaatctaagatccatttatccctagcctcaccgggaaagccctggaatgggccagcgctgtgtgtagaagggaggatgcggcgttggaccattttgaggagttcacccgccaattccggatagtattcgatcacccacctgaaggcaaagcagcgggtgagctcttctatcatctgaggcaggagacgaggagtgcacaggattttgctttggagtttatgaccttggctgccggcgctggatggagcgacagggccctgatcgaccattaccgttgtagtctacgcgaggacgtccgtcgggagctggcctgtagagacaccaccctcaccttcgaccagctggtggacatgtccatcaagctggacaacatgctggctactcgtgtacgtctagatcggggtctggttgttccatcctcccgcaccctctctcccgaacctatggaattgggagggatggtgcgcagggagaccggagggggttcccgctggAGCACCATTCaaggtcgcagagggcacactgctggtcggtgccgggttggttcctctgggaatagagagggcaggcagggcattctggcatcaccccaggtgagtaggcaccattctcatccagagccctctgctgcactaatgtttgtctctgtctcttttcctgatttttcactgcattcccagaataaggcgctagtagattcaggtgcagctgggaatttcattaataaaagtctagctcatagtttagggatccctattgttcctgtggatatgcctttccctattcatgccttagatagtcgaccattagggttagggtttatcagggaggtaaccgcacctttgtgtatgataacgcaggagggtcacaaggagaagattagtcttttccttattgattctcctgcgtattctgtggtgctaggcctacactggttagtttgtcataaccccactgtttcttggccacagagggctctcacggggtggtcgcgagaatgctcaggtaggtgtttaggggtttccgttggtgctactacggtggaaagtccagaccaggtctccaccgtgcgcattccccgaatatgccgatttggctctcgccttctgtaaaaagaaggcgactcaattaccaccccatcgacggggggattgtgcgatagatctcctggtagacgctgcgtatcccaagagtcacgtgtatcccctgtcgcaagcggagacagaggctatggagacatatgtctctgaatccctgcatcaggggttcattcagccatccatttcacctgtctcttcgagtttcttttttgtgaaaaaaaggatggcggtttacgcccgtgcgttgattatcgaggtcttaataaaatcacagtgaaatatagttacccgctacctctgatcaatacgattattgagttaatgcacggggcacgttttttcacaaaattggatctcaggagtgcgtacaatctggtgcgtattaagaaggtgatgagtggaagacggcatttagcaccacctcaggtcattatgagtacctggtcatgccatatgggttgatgaatgctccatcagttttccaatcatttgtagatgagatcttcagggacctgcacgggcagggtgtagtggtgtatatcgatgatattctgatatactctgctacacgcgccgagcatgtgtccctgaagcgcagggtgcttggtcgcctgttggaacatgatctatatgtcaaggctgagaaatgcttgtttttccaacaatccatctccttcctagggcatcggatttctacttcaggagtggagatggagagccaccgcattacagccgtgcgtaattagCCGACTCCAACAACGGTAAAGGAGatgcagcgttttttggggttttccaattactaccggaggtttatccggagttttggtcaggtggcagctcccattacctcactgctaaaggtggGCCCGGTGcacttgcagtggtcggctgaggcgaacagggcttttgagcacctgaagactctgtttacctcggtgcctgtgctggctcatccggatccctctttgccattcatagtggaggtggacgcatccgaagctgggataggagcagtgctctctcagcatTCGGGTACGCCAGTGAAGCtttgcccctgtgctttctttttgaagaagctcagcccggcggagcgaaactatgatgtggggaaccgagagctgttagctgtcgtagaagctttgaaggtgtggaggcattggcttgagggggctaaacacccttttctcatctggactgaccaccgcaatctggagtacatctggcaggcgaagagattgaatcctcgccaggcaaggtgggccatgtttttcactcgttttgtgtttactctttcttacagaccaggctcccagaacggtaaggcagacgcattgtctcggctgtatgacacagaggagcggtccatggatcccactcccatactcccagcttcgtgtctggtggcgcctgtagtgtgggagctggacgcggacattgagcgggcatcacgtgcagagccttctccccctgagtgtccagctggtcgtctgtacgttccgtctgctgtccgcgaccgattgatatattgggctcacacctcaccctcctctggtcatcctgggataggtcggacgatgcgctgtcttgaagggagatactggtggcccactttagctaaggacgtgaggatttatgtttcttcctgctcggtgtttcttcctgctcggacacctgcccagaggtaagctacaacctctacccgttcctcaacggccgtggtcgcacctgtcggtggattttttgactgatcttccaccttcacagggttacacaatgatcctggtcgttgtggatcggttttctaagtcctgtcgtctcctccctttgcctggtctccctatggccttacaaactgcagaggccctgtttacacacgttttccggcactatggggtgcctgaggatatagtgtctgatcggggtccccagttcacatcaagggtctggaaggcgttcatggagcgtctggggatctcggttagtcttacctcaggttttcaccccgagagtaatgggcaggtggagagagttaaccaggatgtgggtaggtttctgcggtcttattgccaggatcggccgggggagtgggcgaagtttgtgccctgggcagagatggctcagaactcgctacgtcactcctccactaaccttactccctttcaatgtgtattagggtatcagccggttctggctccttgacatcagagacatcagaccgaggcccctgcggtggacaattggtttcggcacgctgaggaaacctgggaggcagcccacgtccaccttcagcgtgccataaggcgccagaaaattggcgcagaccgtcgctgcagtgaggccccagtgttcgcaccaggggacagggtctggctctcgacccgaaacctgccccttcgcctgttctgccggaagctgggtccgcggtttgtgaggccgtttaaagtcctgaggagagtgaacgaggtatgttataggttacaactacccactcattaccgtattaacccctcgttccatgtgtctctcctcaggccgatggttgctggcccgctccaggaggctgaagtgcataatattcctccgcctcctctagacatcgagggggttccggcgtactctgttcgatccattttggattcgagacgtcgggcgaggggccttcagtacctcgtggactgggaggggtacgggccggaggagggatgctgggttccggtggaggacgtgttagatccttccctgttatcagaattccaccgtctccacctAGGGTTGGCATCAGAGCAGCTATCCTGGCACAGAAGAGTATGGGTGGTGAGTTTGGCGGGGTGTAGAACACTTTCCTGTGGTCCTGGGACAGAGACATGCCCCTTCCCAAGCTCTTGTGGTCAAAGGTCAACGTGGTGGTGGGAGAGAACCCTGAGGAACCCTGTTTTTCCTGGTGGTTCTCGGGGTCGACCAGAGCCAGCAGAGAACTCCACAGCTATGTCGTCTGCTTCAGGAGCTTTCCTCCGCTCTGCTGTAGCTCCTGGACCAGCTTGTCCCGGTCAGCCCCGGGCTCCAGTCCCTTCCTCAGACCCACGGCACGGGCCTTCTCCACAGCCTGGTGCACCCCTTCATACCCCTGGAGGAAGTGGAAGGAGTCCCCCTCGGACAGGGCAGCCTGCATGGTTCTCTTAGAGGTCGTGATGGATTTTACACGAGCTGAGACGGAACTCTGGACACTCTTCATGGTGATGTCGCGCAGGGCTCCCTCAATGAGCCGGATACTGTAGCTAGCCaacctctccctctgctccttgTCCCACCTCCTTAGTTTCAGGCTTTGGTTCTCTCTCTTGGCCAAAGCCTTCTACTCCTCCTTCAACTTCTCTCTCAGCTCTTTGTGTGCCTTAGGTAGGGTCTTCATGTTGTGGATGCGATGCTGGTCCTCGATGGCGCAGGATATGCACGCACTGGTTAGGTCGTACAAGCAGTAGTACTCGAGAATCTTACCATGGTGGGGGCATTTGGTGGCAAACCCAACTCCGCCAGCCCCCGGTGCTATGGGTTCAGTCAGTATGTGTCAGTAGCAGAAATGGGACTGAAAGGTGTGGCTCCAAGTGCTGGACACACATGGACATTTCACATTTGATGCAAGTCTTCCGTGCTGGCTTCCTGTCTTCTGTACATACGTCACAAACAATGGCCTGGCTGTCCGGCAGCGGCAGAGCCTGGCTCCCCTCAGACATGTCTTCTGTGAGCCCTGGATCAGTTGAAGCTGCCACAGCAAATGGTGGTGGGAATCGGGTACTTTGCGTTGTCCTTGACCTTCTCATGCTAAAATACCTCTAGCCTCGTAGCCCCTATAATGCTTCTAATCTCAACTTTTTACCTGTTGGTTCGTTTGCTTTTGTTcgctctgtctctggtctgatcTACGTTTGAGGCCACCTCGTGTAACATATGCATCAGTCCACCAAAAGTTCCTGTTTGCTAAAATTATAATGATTTGCCTGATTTCAGTTCATGTAACAAAACAAGCTAATCGTTGTACGATATAAAGCACTGTGAAATATCCATTCAATAAAGTATTGTATTTTCATCTGTCAGATGccgtacaaaaccaaaagtaaaaagATGAAAAAAAACACGATTTAAGGGACAATTTAGAAAAAGGGTACATAGAACGGATCTATCGCTTCTTAGACTTACTGTCAATGAGTATGGGAGGTCTATACTTAACATTTCTATGTACATTTGGTCGTCAAAAAAGTGCCTTGCTATGTACATTTGGTCATGACTGGTGACTGGGAATGAGTGTGTTCGAGTAGTTAGGCTAATGCAGTCGGCTTGTGCTCAACTACTGATTGAAATCAACAGGGGAGTCAGACAGTTTGAACCGACTCAAATACAGACCTGTTGCATATCCAATTAGAATCTGTTCTTTTCCCTTcagtctga
Above is a genomic segment from Oncorhynchus masou masou isolate Uvic2021 chromosome 23, UVic_Omas_1.1, whole genome shotgun sequence containing:
- the LOC135510485 gene encoding E3 ubiquitin-protein ligase TRIM34A-like, which gives rise to MRRTTPKRQTRFPPPFVEIASTATGIPEVKRNEVYKVLPEIQTVCDMCVYDKKPALKTCIKCEMSMCAQHLEPHLTVPLLLQTHTLTEPIAPGAGGVGAATKCPQHGKILEYYCLDDLTSACMSCAIEDQHRVHNMKTLPKAHKELGEKLKEEQKKLAQRERQIQELGKWDKEQRERLSSSSVRLIEGVSVLRDSALTSVKTSVSARIVSINTSKRTMQAALSDGDSFRFLQGYAGVHQAVENARAVDLRKGLEPGADQDRLVQELQQIGGELVEQMTQLWSSLLALVDPKKPQKAQGSTTMTFDPKSLGRGMSLSQDHRKVFYTPLAKLTTHTLLCQDSGSDANPRWVVKLSEDCDWTIGLCVNVSSSGNANVFALRWQKGQLSSQADLKSQLIYLPGKTAAQPETIPRPIELEVFWDKTSNPPSLSFYSRGRYHQRTELHRMEMEHHQGGLTPFVSLGTGSSPARARQSSIRGFSQLNDYKEYGFYGANIQPEQQWGCPCGAVHEHPKIQQTQQSFYRQHVSQQDPMCKCKRVIGTPYMGMFCELV